The Rhinolophus sinicus isolate RSC01 linkage group LG13, ASM3656204v1, whole genome shotgun sequence sequence CTGCACCCGGCTCGCAGCACAGACAGACATGGAGCGTGACCCCGTACATGCTTAGAAAGGAGACACAGAAGACGACGACGTAGCTAAACGGCTGTAAATACGGCATGCTACGCGCTTCACGTGGCGGGGGTCGGGGGACCCGGCGCAGTGGCCCCCCCACGCTGGGACTACAGTTCATGATCCTAAGGTGACGAGGCCGGTGCGGGCGTCTCCCCGTCACGGCTGCTCCTGCGCTTAATTGAACCCGTCGGTGTGGTAGCTGGGGTGGGAGTCGGCCGTGAGCTGGGTGGTCTCTGTGGCAGACGCTGGCTGTATGACAATCGGCGTGTCTGTGGCCTCTGAAAAGCAACCACACGCGTGTTCATTGGACGAGGACGGCTGCCTCGCCGTCCGGCCCCTGACAGCACGTCCTCCGGTGACAACACTCCGTCGCCTGGTTCCTCTACTGGGCCAGAGGTTGCGGGACAAGCGCTCGGAGGGGAGAGGCTGTGCGCTGACCGCCACCCAGCACGCCTTCCTGTCAGTCACCGCCAGCCCGTGGCCCCGCCCCCTCGGTACTACGGCTACCACAGTGAAGGCGGGGACGGCCCTGTGCGTCTGCTTTTACCTCTGGTGTCCACGTTCACACCTCAACAGTCCCAGCTGCCACCACACACACTCCCGGCACAGTGTCAGTGCCCTCCTGTTTGACAAGACAGGTGGACACCGTTGAGGGCCCGCGCTGGCGGCGCCCCACGCACGACGCGGCCCGGCTCGCACTCACCGCGCTCGTCCGACTGCAGCTGTGCCTCCAGGTCCTCGGGGGACACGTAGAAGTCGCCGTCCTCGGCCTCCGGCGCCCTGGGCTTGCAGCGCCCACAGCAGCAGTTGAAGCAGCAAcacaagcagcagcagcagtagcagcaggtCAGCAGCCCGCACACGACAAACAGGGcctgcagggggaggaggggcctGCATGGCGGCTCTGCGCAGAGCAGGGCTGGCCGACCACCTGGGGGACAGGGATGGCAGCGAGCGGAGGGGCCAGAGGCGGGAGGACGACAGTTTAGAAAGGTACGGTGGGCTTCCTATGCCCAGCGCTGTGCCAGCGGGCACAGCCTCGGCCTGACATGGGGTGGGCGCGTAAGATAAAGGAggaatgttaaaaaagaaaagacaacacgGGAATACGGCAAAGGCTTCTCAGGTGAGACTTCCAATGAGTGTTCCCAGCAATGGAACAAAACACCCCCACCGCGCCAGGCTGCGTCCTCGCTCTACCTTCTGGAGAACTGACGGTGACCGAGCGTGAGAACGGTGCTGACACGCTGGCACTGTGCACTAGGAGTGTTACGGGATGACGCAGGACGAGGACAAAGGCCGCCGTGGCCCAGAGCCATGGCGCACGGCCCGGGACGCCCCGCGAGAGCCCCGACGGCTGCAGCCCTCACCTTGGCCCACCAGCTGGACAGCACGAAGTAGGTATTGACGTTCTCCTCCCCGAACTGCTCGGCCACGTACAGCCCCAGCGAGCCGTACTTGTCGTAGATGTTCCGCTTGGTGGCGTCCGTCAGGATGGCGTGGGCGTTGTTGATCTCCTTGAACTTGTCCGCGGCCTCGGGATTGTCAGGGTTCTTGTCAGGGTGATACTTCAAGGCAAGTTTCCTGCAAACCAAAGCCATGCCGTGCCTTGTCTTCACGTCCATCCACTGGACAGAGGGCCAGCGCAGACACAACTGCCCAGGACCAGCACACGCCACAGCTTTCCACAGAATTCAAGAATGTCAGGGTCAAAAGAAATCTCTGCAGTCATTTCAGGCCAAAGCTCCCGCCCCATCCATGCACAGGGGAGACGCCGGCCTGGCCCAGCCTGCAGTGGGTCACCCGGGAGCTTCCCACAGCGCCAGGCAAACCCGAGCGCCAGCGTCTAGTGTCTGGCCTGGCAGCTGACTGCACATTTCCTAAATGAAGCGAAAAGCAAGGCGAGGGCACTAGAACGCCTGAACGTGCGTTTGTCAGTCCACAGTGCAGAGAACATAGAGGAAATCCAGCTGAGGCGTCTGGACTAGTGATGGTGTGTCTCTTACAGCTCAGTCAATGGAACCCCATGTAAGGGGCACGTCCCTCAAGTTCAATGGGAAGGCGACAGCACTGCCACTGCAGCGACGCCCTGCAGCCCCCCTGCCCAGCTCACACCTGTTCCCCACAGAGCTGTCCACTCCAGTGCACACAGTCTGCAGCAACTACAAGTGCTATGTGCTGTTGCCAAGAAAACAGGAGTATATGTAACAGGTTTAAGCTACAATGGAACACACCACACATGCAAAGATGCAACATTCCAGTGAAATGCAGTTAGTGGTTCTTGGTCAGTGCAAAGCAAACCACACGGGGCACGACAGGCCCCCGGGAGGGGCACAGCTCTGACAGGCCCCCGGGAGGGGCACAGCTCTTACCGGTAGGACTTTTTGATGTCATCTGAGGTCGCATTCTTGTCCAGCCCGAGCACATGGTACAGTGACTCCCCTGAGGTAGACAGGGAGCGCTGTCTCTGGTCCGCCATGGCAGGGTGATCTACAAGGGAAGTAAAGGAAACATCAAAGAGTGAAGGTAAAAACTGCAGCCACAGAGCTGACGGGCTTTACTCCACGCGACGGTTCAAAGCACAAAGTCACAGGGCTGTTTGTGGGACCATAATGTAGAGACGGGGCACCCACATGTGAGGCGGGGCCCGACTGTGCATGTGGCCTGCCCCAAAGAGGCTGTAAAAATTACGTGCACTTACTGTCATCCCTATGGCAGCCTCCAGCTAAAAAGCGATGAGAGAAATGAAGAGATTGTCAGAATGGATAAATACGCAAGACCCGACCATATGCATCTACAAGAGATACACTTCAGACAGAGCCTGAGAACACAGGAagacagaattaaagggagacaCAGACAAGCCTCACAGCTATGAAAATCTTAATACCCCTCTCAGAAAGtgacacccccccaaaaaaaaacagaCCAGGAAAAACACTGACAATCTGAAGAACATAATCAACCATGACCTAACTGATACTTACATGACATCCAACATCTTAAAAACCACCAAGACAAACTACATAATGAACCTTAAGACAAGTTTCAACACATTTAAATGGTTTGAAGTCATACAGTATGTTACCTGACCTTAACAGAATTAGGTTAGAAACCCAATAAACAGTAAGGTATCTATGAAAACCTCAAGTATTTAatattaaacaacacacttccaAGTGACAGGTAGCTCAAAGAAGAAATCGCAAggggaattagaaaatattttaaattaaataacaacaaaacacaacATATTAATCAAGACCTGAAGTCCAAGCTATAAAGCAGCAGGgaaaacccaaaagaaatgaaaggaaggaaataataaagagcagaaatcaacaaaatagaaaacagacagATTGTAATAAAGCCAAcggttggttctttgaaaacaacaaaattgataaataacTGGCCAGActgataaagggaaaaaaaggaacaaaacttaGCAGcacaaggaaagaaaggaagagggctCCTCGCTAGTCCCTACAGGAAAGAAGACAGTGAGACAAGATGATGGACAACTTGACGCCAAGAAATCAGACCAAATGAACAGATACCTTGAATAACACGATTTACCAGAAACGAACACAGGATCAAACAGAAAATCTCAGCAGCCCTAGGGTCATTAACAATCAAATCAGGAAtagaaaactccaggcccagaaGGTTTTTCTACTAAATAATATCAAGGAAAAGTGACATCAATGTTAGACaaactttttcaaaaacaaaggcgGGACTTTTACCAACTTGTTTTTGGAGCCAGTACAACCCTAACTCAAACCTGACAAAGACATTATCAAAATAAATCCCTCACAAACATCGATGCAAAAATACttaacaaagtattagcaaatgGAATTTAACAAGATACAAAAAGTTATATAAACCATGACCCAGCAGAaattatcccaggaatgcaagcttgatttaacatttcaaaacaatCAATGCAATTCACTATTTTAATAGAACAAGTGAGATAAACCACATGGTCACCTCAAAGATTCATAAAAGCATTTGGTAAAATCCAACACCAAGTCATGATTTTAAGAATTCTCATCGTATTGGGAATAAAAGGGAACTCTCAGTCTGAACGGGCAGCTAAGCAAACACCTACAGCTAACACGCATGTGCTCAGTCGGGAAACTCTGAatgcttttttctcttaagaccAGACTCTGACAAGGATGCTCCCTCTTGGCACCTCCACTCAACACTGTTCCTGGGCTCCTGAAAATGCAACAAAGACTAAAAAGTCCCacttccggtcaagatggcagagatTTTAAACAAACACAGACATAAACGTGTCCCTATTCAGATGACTTGGCTGTGTAcctagaaaatcctaaggaaccTACAAAAAACCCAACTAGAATAAGTCACAGGAAACAagtgtaatatttaaaataacctaTTTTTCTTTGACAGCAGTAAAACAACTGCAAAATTTTATTGCAGAAGTCCCCCCATCTTGATCTCACTTTCTGCAGTTCCAGTCAACCGCAGTTCAAAAATGTCgcacagaaaattccagaaacaaacaattcataagtgTTCAATTGCGTGCCCTTCTGAGTAGCGTGACGAAATCTGACGCCGTCCCGCTCTGACCCGCAGGACGTGCATCATCCCTTTGTTCAAAGCATCCGCGCTGCCTCTGCTCCCGCCCATCAGTCACTCAGCCATCTCGGTGATCAGATGGCCTGTCCCAGTACTGGTTGTGTTCAGGTCCCCtcattttacttcataatggccaCAAAGCCATTCACATACCTTTTATTACAGCGCATTGTTGTAACTGCTCTGctttattattagttactgttgttAACCCCTTACGGGACCTACTTTATAAGTTAACCTTCATCACAGGTGTGTATGTACAGAAAAAACAAAGTGTGTGTATAGAGCATTCGGTACTGTCTACCATGTCAGGTagccactgggggtcttggacgTGACCTCCATGCACAAGGAGGGGCTGCTGTATGTATACATTTCACCCACAGCAGCGTCCAAAGCCAGAGTATCATTTAGGAGTAACACTTAACAAAAGACGTACAAGAccacacactgaaaactatgtgCTGCGGAGAGAAATGAAAGGTCTAAGAAGGAAGCGAGATTCACCAGACTCATGGATTAGGAGACTCAGATGGTTACGATACAATTCTCTCCAAATtaacctacagattcaatgtaagcTTCAGGCGTTTTTGTAGAAAAATGACAAACTGGCTTCAAAATTTGTAGGGCAATACAACGGGCTTCCATTAGCCCAGTAACgttaataaaagaacaaagctggaagacttagcctacctgatttcaagacacACCGTCAGCCTGTGCTGCTTGGTCCTGATGAAAAGGCAGGCACAGAACGAGGGCACACTCCTGTTACATACACCTGAAAGGGGACTCAGGGCCACAACACATGAAAACATACACAACTCAATTATTAAGACAAAAAAATCCCCGAATTTAGAAACATGGGCAAAAGATGTGGCTGCTTCAAAAGCTACCTAGATGGTCAACAGGACGTGAGAAGATGCTCATCATCATTGAAAAACACAACTGAACGGAGACACCGTCACACATCTCCTAGAGGAGCCGGTATGAGAGATGGGTCACAGCAAGTGCGGGTGGGGATGGGAACCAGCACCAAGTCTCGTCGGCGCGGAGAATGTGCAACCCTTTTAGAAAACCGTTTGCTGGGACTTAAAAGTTAACACCACACGACCCAGCAATTAATTCCACTGCTGGCATGGCGCTTACCTGCAATAATGAGAACTTACGTCCACACACAGACTGGTACACAAATGTTCGGACAGTTTTATTCACAGCAGCCGAGTCTGcaaagaacccaaatgtccaccaacaagTGAGGGGCTGCACCAAAGGGACATGCTCGGCACAAAGAGCGCAAGCTGCCAACACACATGCCAGGGCAGCTCTCACAGCACCTTGCCCAGTGCCGGGGCCGGACCTCCCTCAGGAACACGGACGAGTGCTTACACGAGCTCCGTCCCGCCCGCAAACACAAAGCAACCTCCAGAAGGCAGATGAATGGGTGTCGAGTGTGGGGGCAGAGAACACGTGGATTACCAAGGGCCCAAGGCAACTCTCGCAACTGTTTGGCACACACCTGCCATGCgggacccagcagttccactcccaggtaatttatccaagagaaaagaaaatatgttcatacaaaaacctgtacacaaacgTTCACAGCAGCttcatttgtaatagccccaaactggaatcAGTCTGGATGCCATCAACTGAATGGTACACATATACCACTTACTACTGCTCTGCAAATCACACAGAACAACGTGGATGAGTGTGGAGGGAATTACGCTGAGCAGATAAAAACCAACCCCAAAGGTCAATATGGCACAGTTCCACTTATGTAACGTTTTTGAAATGATCAAATTCTAGACCTGTAAGACAGATTAGACTGGTGTTTGCCAGGGGGTAGCGATGGGAGGTGAGTGTGACTGTAAAAGACATCACGAGGGTCCCTGTGCGGTTGGAAACGCTTAATATGGTGACTctagtggtgaacacacaaaccagcgtgcgtgcatgcatgcgtgtacacacacacacacgtaaaagACAACTGGGGAAATCGGAGAAGACCAGTCGATCGTACCACACCAGCAGCCTGGCTGTGAGATTAAACTAGTTTTGCAGAATGTCACCCCTGGGGGAACAGGCAGTGTCTGTGTACTTTCTTACAACTACATGTGAACCTGTAATTATCtcaattaaaattgaaattaacaGCTAATTACTGGACCAATTCAAGGTTACTGGGTCAGTTTAGACCATGAAAATAAGTCTGAACTACAGATAACGCAACATATTGGTATCAGCAGCAAAGGCCAGATGTAAAATCACTGGCAACACCAAAAGGCACACACTGTCTAAAGCTGTGACTTGCTAAAGGAGCGTTCCCATTGCTTCACGTTAGCAAACACTAACAGGCTGCCTTTCCAGGAAGTACGTGGGGTACAGCTTCGCGGTCATGCCCCTCGGAGGGAGGCTCCAGATCTCGCAAATCTGTCTGCATCTGTGAGAGGAGCGGTGGGCGGGCCAAGGCCCAGGAGCCGCCCAGCTGCACCGCTCACTGGCAGCCGGCACGGAGGGCAGCCACCCGAAAGGTAGGGGACGGACGTAACGTTTACACTCATCACTGACCAAGTCGATGTGTTCATAACCACCAAAACtcagaagcaaccaagatgtccttcagtaggtgaatgataAACTGcgtccatccagacagtggaatattactcagcactaaCAAGAAATGAGCCGCCGggccatgaaaagacacggaggaaccttaaatgcacatGACTAAGTGAGAGAAGCCTGAAAAGGCTGCACCCGTGTGATTCCAACTACACAACCTCCTGGAAAAGGTACAACTATAGGGACAGTGAGTGACAGATCACGGGTCGCCAGGGGTTAGGGGACAGGGAAGGATTAATGGACGGaacacagaggaattttagggcagtgaaactatctCGTATGACACTAGAACGGTGGATACCTGTGATCATACagtgtccaaacccacagaacgtGCGACAGCGAGAGGGACGCTCGTGCAAACTACGGCCTTGGTTAATGACAATGAATCAACATGGCATCACTGACCATAGCAACGCAGTAACGCAAGATGTTAGTTGGTAATGGGCgaaactctggggtggggggactaCATGGGAACTCGTGTACATTCcatgcaatttttctgtaaacctaaaactgctctacaaAATTGTctaccaattaaaaaacaaaatacaaaaaacagcTGGTGACCCCAGAGGAAAAGTGGCAAACAAACTTCTGAAGCCCTCAGAGCTGGAAGTGGTGCAGAAAAGGAGCGTGGAAGGGTGAGGATCCTTGGAGATGGCCGCTCCGCAGCAAGGTCTGAACTGAGCAGATGGGCGCAAGCATGGGGCTGACGTGGCCGGAGGCCGAAGCAGGGACCACACGATACAGTTCAGGAAGGATCTTAGGAGAACCAgcacagagaaaagaggaaatctTTTCCAGCAGGAGTCGGAAAGGCAAAGAACACAGCCAACTAAGAAAACCAGTCAATTCAAACCAAAACAAGAGCTGAGAGAAGAGTCAAGTGTGCAAACTGAGGCCCCGTCAAGCATCGAGGTCACACTTGAACATTCCAGTCAAAACTGAGAACTTCCCCAAACCAAAAAACGTTTCAAATTCTAAACAGAAAAGATTTTCGGCCTAGAGTTCTATTATCAACCTCGTGTAATGCTGAAAGAACACATAAGCGCAAGAGCTTGGGGAAAGCGCTGACAGCCAATCTAATGAAGGGGAACTCAAGAAAGAGAACACGGGGTAAGAGCGCTGGTGGCTACCAGGGCGGGTGAGGGGTGGCCCACACTCCTGCAGAGGCCCACGCCTTTCCCCACACCCAATCACAACCCACACTGCAGATGGGACAGACGACAGGACGCTCACAGCAGACAGCAGGATGTGCCGGGGCCCCAACTCCCTCCGGTGCTCACCTTGGCCGCTGGACTGGGTCCCTGCGTGTGGCAGTCCACAGGGGTCAGGCCCCCCCCCACCTCAGGACACAGGTATGATGGCAATATCACAGGTGAAGAGACGAAGCACAGACAGGTGAAGTCAGGACCTGAACCCAAACAGCCCAGGGACACCAGCCAGGTTAAGTCGCTGGGTAGTGACGTGTGGCTGGGGGCAGGAAACAACGAAGTCGCATGACCACGAGAGTTGATGGAGGTGAGGGTTCTAGGCCCAGTTTTGAAAGCctggctgtgaccttgggcatgtcctTCCTCACCTGCCGATGGAGAGGAGAACACTCACCCCGGGGGCTGGGCTGGCAGAGAGCCAGAGACCTGTGGGACGCAGCAGCCGTTCTGCGGGTGGTGACGAAGGGGCGGGCCTGGCCAGCACCCCACCAGCAGGTGTCGCCCCATTTCGTCCATGACAGAGCACCACAGAGGTGCACGCTCAGCTGCTGCCCACTAGGCTGGTGTTTCGCTCCGCAGGAGCTGTTCTGGACCAGTACAAACTGGACGAAGCACTTTCTATGCTCAGACACTCAATGCCTACTGCATAGTGGGCTGCTGGACCCCACCCACGGGACAATGTCTGCTCTATAAGAGACCGACCTAAGACATCTAGAGGCAGCTGGCCACGTCACCTGCCTGACGACAGCCAGCAGACATGGGACTCTAAATGGTGACGCAGCAGAAGCTGGGTGAGTGCGCCCGCCCCACGTCACGGTGCTGGTGGCCACCACCACGCCCTCCTCTCAGGCCGCCCGAGAAGAACCACCACACACTGGCCTGGCTCCAGGTAAGGCCCGTCTTGGTTCACGACCACCTTCTTAGCAGGTACGGATCACAGACTTGCAAAACCTTAGAAATAAGTTTCTTAGCTCCAGTGACTTGCCAGCCACACCCTGAAGGCTAATACTTGCTTAATGAAGACGTAGCTCCCCAAATCCAGAGAGCGAACACCGAGGTATCATCCCAAGTCACTGTGCGTGGCGTCCCCTGCCCAAACT is a genomic window containing:
- the DNAJC5 gene encoding dnaJ homolog subfamily C member 5 — encoded protein: MADQRQRSLSTSGESLYHVLGLDKNATSDDIKKSYRKLALKYHPDKNPDNPEAADKFKEINNAHAILTDATKRNIYDKYGSLGLYVAEQFGEENVNTYFVLSSWWAKALFVVCGLLTCCYCCCCLCCCFNCCCGRCKPRAPEAEDGDFYVSPEDLEAQLQSDEREATDTPIVIQPASATETTQLTADSHPSYHTDGFN